One region of Zingiber officinale cultivar Zhangliang chromosome 7B, Zo_v1.1, whole genome shotgun sequence genomic DNA includes:
- the LOC122004224 gene encoding protein DETOXIFICATION 48-like: MDSGLTLQRATLLLLSASLLIAFLWFNARTILLRCGQDAEIATAAQVFVAVASSDLLLLSLLHPLRVFLRSQNITLPVTYCSSFYVALHGPLTYLLAVRLRLGIAGVATAMVWTNLNLAPCGFLSGECFRGWPALLRLAAPSCVSVCLEWWWYELMILLSGLLAHLRAAVASMGILIQTTSLV, translated from the exons ATGGATTCCGGCCTCACCCTACAGCGCGCCACCCTGCTCCTCCTCTCCGCCTCCCTCCTGATCGCCTTCCTCTGGTTCAACGCCCGCACCATCCTCCTCCGATGCGGGCAGGACGCGGAGATTGCGACGGCAGCGCAGGTGTTCGTCGCGGTAGCCTCGTCGGATCTCCTCCTCCTGTCCTTACTACACCCGCTTCGCGTCTTCCTCCGCTCCCAGAACATCACCCTCCCAGTCACCTACTGCTCCTCCTTCTACGTCGCGCTCCATGGCCCGCTCACGTACCTTCTCGCCGTTCGCCTCCGCCTCGGCATAGCTGGCGTGGCGACAGCCATGGTGTGGACCAACCTCAACCTCGCTCCTT GCGGCTTCCTCTCCGGCGAATGCTTCCGCGGGTGGCCAGCGCTGCTCCGCCTTGCGGCACCATCTTGCGTCTCCGTCTGCCTAGAATGGTGGTGGTACGAACTGATGATCCTCCTCAGCGGCCTGCTTGCGCACCTTCGCGCTGCCGTAGCCTCCATGGGCATCCTCATCCAGACTACCTCCCTCGTCTAA